A window of Macrotis lagotis isolate mMagLag1 chromosome X, bilby.v1.9.chrom.fasta, whole genome shotgun sequence contains these coding sequences:
- the GPR173 gene encoding putative G-protein coupled receptor 173 has product MMPNATGPDDLSGSGSSLPPTTAAAAAAAAASTSIKLVLLGAIICVSLVGNALLSLLVLRERTLHKAPYYFLLDLCLADGVRAAVCFPFVLASIRHGSAWTYSALSCKVVAFMAVLFCFHAAFMLFCISVTRYMAVAHHRFYAKRMTLWTSAAVICMAWTLSVAMAFPPVFDVGTYKFIREEDQCIFEHRYFKANDTLGFMLMLAALMAATHAVYGKLLLFEYRHRKMRPVQTVPAVSQNWTFHGPGATGQAAANWIAGFGRGPLPPTLLGIRQATGGGGGHAASRRLLGMEEFRGEKELGRMFYAITLLFLLLWSPYIVACYWRVFVKTCAVPHRYLATAVWMSFTQAGVNPIVCFLLNKDLKKCLRTHAPCWGAGGPQAPREPYCVM; this is encoded by the coding sequence ATGATGCCCAACGCCACTGGGCCAGACGACCTCAGCGGCAGTGGGTCCTCCCTGCCTCCTACAACAGCAGCTGCTGCCGCTGCAGCTGCCGCCTCCACTTCCATCAAGCTAGTTCTCTTGGGAGCCATCATCTGTGTCAGCCTAGTGGGCAATGCCCTCCTCTCCCTGCTTGTTCTCCGGGAGCGTACCTTGCATaaggctccctattacttcctcTTGGACCTCTGCCTGGCTGATGGTGTGCGTGCTGCGGTCTGCTTCCCCTTTGTGCTGGCCTCCATCCGGCATGGCTCGGCTTGGACTTACAGTGCCCTCAGCTGCAAGGTGGTGGCTTTCATGGCAGTCCTCTTCTGCTTCCATGCTGCCTTCATGCTCTTCTGCATCAGTGTCACTCGCTACATGGCCGTGGCTCACCACCGCTTCTATGCCAAGCGCATGACCCTCTGGACCAGTGCGGCAGTCATTTGCATGGCATGGACCCTCTCTGTAGCCATGGCCTTCCCACCTGTTTTTGACGTGGGCACCTACAAGTTCATCCGAGAGGAGGACCAGTGCATCTTTGAACACCGCTACTTCAAGGCCAATGATACACTGGGTTTCATGCTTATGCTGGCTGCCCTCATGGCTGCCACCCATGCCGTGTATGGGAAGCTGCTTCTCTTTGAGTACCGCCACCGCAAGATGCGCCCCGTACAGACTGTCCCAGCAGTAAGTCAGAACTGGACGTTTCATGGGCCTGGCGCCACCGGCCAGGCTGCTGCAAACTGGATAGCTGGCTTTGGCCGAGGCCCCCTTCCTCCTACCTTGCTGGGCATCCGGCAGGCAACTGGAGGAGGAGGGGGCCATGCAGCCAGCCGGCGCCTCCTAGGCATGGAGGAGTTCCGGGGGGAAAAGGAGCTAGGTCGCATGTTCTATGCCATCACTCTATTGTTCCTGCTGCTCTGGTCTCCCTATATCGTGGCCTGCTATTGGCGGGTTTTTGTGAAGACCTGTGCTGTGCCTCACCGATACCTAGCCACTGCTGTCTGGATGAGTTTTACACAGGCTGGGGTCAATCCCATTGTTTGCTTCCTCCTCAACAAGGACCTCAAGAAGTGCCTGAGGACTCATGCTCCTTGTTGGGGGGCTGGAGGCCCCCAGGCGCCTCGGGAGCCTTATTGTGTCATGTAA